One Nocardia farcinica genomic region harbors:
- a CDS encoding WXG100 family type VII secretion target: MNSHESPAIPGGGEHPPSWRHPKIIDAFSPLDTTDANNQAQKYFEISQLWDQGVRTFARSIQNSIAQAWSGAAAEASKQSIQEYTKKAEELTPALTELSARVNEAAAAITRTKNELPDPVVITWTSWLWPPNRFELQREQSQEEQAAQAAMDTHYVKPFQGIDSSIPVLPTPVSPTSSPDITVPPGRFGGGSGSGDGSGSGNPSSNGPGGGDQPGSPSGQEEQPQPGEETEPADQQDDSSTNQSSQGDDSTDPSSQDPASTDPASTNPAGTNPSDPGRTVPSGSNPSSPGSGSPGSPGSGSPGSPGSAATPQPGRSIPGVPGSAVVPGQSAPAAAAAAGGAMRGMGGMGMAGAPGARGGGQDDDTHQIPDYLVTQENTDELLGELPPTVPGGVIGGDAG; the protein is encoded by the coding sequence GTGAACTCACACGAGAGCCCTGCCATTCCGGGTGGCGGCGAACATCCGCCGAGTTGGAGACATCCGAAGATCATCGATGCCTTTTCACCGTTGGACACGACCGACGCAAACAACCAGGCACAGAAGTACTTCGAGATCAGCCAACTCTGGGACCAGGGCGTGCGCACCTTCGCGCGTTCGATTCAGAACTCGATCGCGCAGGCATGGTCGGGGGCGGCGGCGGAGGCGTCCAAGCAGAGCATCCAGGAGTACACCAAGAAGGCCGAGGAGCTGACGCCGGCGCTCACCGAGTTGTCGGCCAGGGTGAACGAGGCTGCCGCGGCGATCACTCGGACGAAGAACGAACTTCCGGACCCGGTCGTGATCACGTGGACGTCTTGGCTGTGGCCGCCCAACAGGTTCGAATTGCAGCGGGAGCAGTCGCAGGAGGAGCAGGCCGCCCAAGCGGCGATGGATACGCACTATGTGAAGCCGTTCCAAGGGATCGACAGTAGTATTCCCGTCCTGCCGACACCGGTGAGCCCCACCTCTTCCCCCGACATCACCGTTCCGCCCGGCCGGTTCGGCGGCGGTTCCGGTTCCGGTGACGGTTCGGGTTCGGGCAACCCGTCGTCGAACGGTCCGGGCGGGGGCGATCAGCCGGGAAGCCCGTCCGGTCAAGAGGAGCAACCGCAGCCGGGGGAGGAGACGGAACCGGCGGATCAGCAGGATGATTCGTCGACGAATCAGTCGTCGCAGGGCGATGATTCGACCGACCCGTCGAGCCAGGATCCCGCGTCGACCGATCCTGCCTCGACGAATCCGGCGGGGACGAACCCGAGTGATCCGGGGCGGACGGTGCCGAGTGGCTCGAATCCGTCGAGTCCGGGATCGGGGTCGCCGGGCAGCCCCGGGTCCGGCTCGCCGGGCAGTCCGGGTTCTGCGGCCACGCCGCAGCCGGGGCGCAGTATTCCGGGTGTGCCGGGCTCGGCGGTCGTACCGGGGCAGTCCGCCCCGGCGGCGGCCGCGGCGGCGGGCGGGGCGATGCGCGGGATGGGTGGCATGGGGATGGCCGGTGCGCCGGGGGCACGGGGCGGCGGCCAGGACGACGACACGCACCAGATTCCGGATTATCTCGTGACGCAGGAGAACACCGACGAACTGCTCGGGGAGTTGCCGCCGACGGTTCCCGGCGGTGTGATCGGCGGGGACGCCGGGTGA
- a CDS encoding ESX secretion-associated protein EspG has protein sequence MSEWTWDTDDFAALWLGDAHDRIPGPLRHLSRFAFHDEAAAHRVAVRNRYGADELDEIAAALRTLAASDIRIEILGGSCRHRNSTGRDDLREYRVLGARAGHRAVVLTQHGTETEHGPIRLRAFDADQLPARLTQAVPACRPGNERPETFHPADLQPRRDGYLQDNARNTPRERYRRLLGRQADGGGTAALLSGPLHSAVRPLDVLQWYDITDDGRYTEHRGAHITVRPTTPAELTRHFTDWITTTLNRLHADADY, from the coding sequence ATGTCCGAGTGGACTTGGGACACCGATGATTTCGCGGCGCTGTGGCTCGGGGACGCCCATGACCGCATCCCGGGTCCGCTGCGGCATCTGAGCCGGTTCGCGTTCCACGACGAGGCCGCCGCGCACCGGGTCGCGGTGCGCAACCGATACGGCGCCGACGAACTTGACGAGATCGCGGCCGCCCTGCGCACCCTGGCCGCCTCCGACATCCGGATCGAGATCCTGGGTGGGAGTTGCCGGCACCGCAACAGCACGGGACGCGACGATCTGCGCGAGTATCGGGTGCTCGGTGCCCGGGCGGGTCACCGCGCGGTGGTTCTCACGCAGCACGGCACCGAGACCGAGCACGGCCCGATCCGTCTGCGCGCCTTCGATGCCGACCAGCTCCCGGCCCGCCTCACCCAGGCCGTGCCCGCGTGCCGTCCGGGAAACGAGCGGCCGGAGACGTTCCACCCGGCCGATCTCCAGCCTAGGCGGGACGGCTACCTCCAGGACAACGCGCGCAACACTCCTCGCGAACGCTACCGCCGCCTGCTCGGCAGGCAAGCCGACGGTGGTGGCACCGCCGCCCTGCTGTCCGGCCCGCTGCACTCGGCGGTGCGACCGCTCGACGTGCTGCAGTGGTACGACATCACCGACGACGGCCGCTACACCGAGCACCGCGGCGCCCACATCACCGTCCGCCCGACGACCCCGGCCGAGCTGACCCGGCACTTCACCGACTGGATCACCACCACGCTGAACCGCCTGCACGCCGACGCCGACTACTGA
- the ypfJ gene encoding KPN_02809 family neutral zinc metallopeptidase, with protein MTFNEGLQIDPDRASSGGGPGMGGKLALGGGAGGLILLVITLLLGGDPGSVLGQFTGAQDNGQVQPGTAGTPEHCRTGADANRYVDCRVVLTAQSLDAVWAGELPEQTGVRYSEPKLRLFSGAVATGCGNATSEVGPFYCPADQTAYFDVSFFQELVDRFGSSGGPLAQEYVVAHEVGHHIQNQLGDLGRAQQDPRGADSGAVRTELQADCYAGLWAHYADKTPAPGSSEPFLRPLTDTDIRDALSAASAVGDDRIQRAAQGRVNPEAWTHGSSDQRQKWFLTGYRTGRVDACDTYSASDLNNPPALR; from the coding sequence ATGACCTTCAACGAAGGCCTGCAGATCGACCCGGACCGGGCGTCCTCCGGCGGCGGTCCCGGCATGGGCGGCAAGCTCGCGCTCGGCGGCGGTGCGGGCGGCCTCATCCTGCTGGTGATCACGCTGCTGCTCGGCGGCGACCCCGGCTCGGTCCTGGGCCAGTTCACCGGCGCGCAGGACAACGGGCAGGTCCAGCCCGGCACCGCGGGCACCCCCGAACACTGCCGCACCGGCGCCGACGCCAACCGCTACGTCGACTGCCGCGTCGTGCTCACCGCGCAGAGCCTCGACGCCGTGTGGGCGGGCGAGCTGCCCGAACAGACCGGCGTGCGCTACTCCGAGCCGAAGCTGCGCCTGTTCTCCGGCGCCGTCGCCACCGGCTGCGGCAACGCCACCAGCGAGGTGGGTCCGTTCTACTGCCCCGCCGACCAGACCGCCTACTTCGACGTCAGCTTCTTCCAGGAGCTCGTCGACCGCTTCGGCTCCAGCGGCGGCCCGCTGGCCCAGGAGTACGTCGTCGCCCACGAGGTCGGCCACCACATCCAGAACCAGCTCGGCGACCTCGGCCGCGCCCAGCAGGATCCGCGCGGGGCCGACTCCGGCGCCGTCCGCACCGAACTCCAGGCCGACTGCTACGCGGGCCTGTGGGCCCACTACGCCGACAAGACACCCGCCCCCGGCAGCAGCGAGCCCTTCTTGCGGCCGCTCACCGACACCGACATCCGCGACGCCCTCTCCGCCGCCTCCGCCGTCGGCGACGACCGCATCCAGCGCGCCGCCCAGGGCCGGGTGAACCCCGAGGCCTGGACGCACGGCTCCTCCGACCAGCGCCAGAAGTGGTTCCTCACCGGCTACCGCACCGGCCGGGTCGACGCCTGCGACACCTACTCCGCGAGCGACCTGAACAACCCGCCCGCGCTGCGCTGA
- the aspS gene encoding aspartate--tRNA ligase, which translates to MLRTHLAGSLRSEHAGQTVTLTGWVARRRDHGGVIFIDLRDASGVSQAVFREGEAAEQAHRLRAEYCVRVTGVVEQRPDGNENPELPTGQIEVNVRELEVLNESAPLPFQLDEQPGEEARLKHRYLDLRREGPAHAIRLRSKVNAAAREVLARHEFVEVETPTLTKSTPEGARDFLVPARLQPGNFYALPQSPQLFKQLLMVGGIERYFQIARCYRDEDFRADRQPEFTQLDIEMSFVEQADVILLAEEILVALWKLIGYEIPTPIPHMTYAEAMRRFGSDKPDLRFGVEITECTEYFKDTPFRVFQAPYVGAVVMPGGASQPRRQLDAWQEWAKQRGAKGLAYVLVNEDGSLGGPVAKNLSDAEREGLAKHVGAEPGDCVFFAAGPAKAQRALLGAARGEIARKVGLIDENAWSFVWIVDAPLFEPADDATASGDVALGHSAWTAVHHAFTSPKPESLDTFDTDPGSALAYAYDIVCNGNEIGGGSIRIHRRDVQERVFKVMGIGEQEAQEKFGFLLDAFAYGAPPHGGIAFGWDRIVALLAGLDSIREVIAFPKTGGGVDPLTDAPAPITAQQRKEAGLDAKPEQAEAKKAEQAG; encoded by the coding sequence GTGCTGCGCACCCACTTGGCTGGTTCGCTGCGAAGCGAGCATGCCGGTCAGACCGTCACCCTCACCGGATGGGTGGCCCGGCGGCGCGACCACGGTGGGGTGATCTTCATCGATCTGCGCGACGCCTCGGGGGTGTCGCAGGCGGTGTTCCGCGAGGGCGAGGCCGCCGAACAGGCGCATCGGCTGCGCGCGGAGTACTGCGTGCGGGTCACCGGCGTGGTCGAGCAGCGGCCCGACGGCAACGAGAACCCGGAACTGCCGACCGGGCAGATCGAGGTGAACGTCCGCGAGCTCGAGGTGCTCAACGAGAGCGCGCCGCTGCCGTTCCAGCTCGACGAGCAGCCCGGCGAGGAGGCCCGCCTCAAGCACCGCTACCTGGACCTGCGCCGCGAGGGCCCTGCCCATGCCATCCGGCTGCGCTCCAAGGTCAACGCCGCTGCCCGCGAGGTGCTGGCCCGGCACGAGTTCGTCGAGGTGGAGACCCCGACGCTGACCAAGTCCACGCCCGAGGGCGCGCGTGACTTCCTGGTGCCCGCGCGCCTGCAGCCGGGCAACTTCTACGCGCTGCCGCAGAGCCCGCAGCTGTTCAAGCAGCTGCTCATGGTGGGCGGCATCGAACGGTACTTCCAGATCGCCCGCTGCTACCGCGACGAGGACTTCCGCGCCGACCGGCAGCCGGAGTTCACCCAGCTCGACATCGAGATGAGCTTCGTGGAGCAGGCCGACGTGATCCTGCTCGCCGAGGAGATCCTGGTCGCGCTGTGGAAGCTGATCGGCTACGAGATCCCGACCCCGATCCCGCACATGACCTACGCCGAGGCGATGCGCCGCTTCGGTTCCGACAAGCCCGACCTGCGGTTCGGCGTCGAGATCACCGAGTGCACCGAGTACTTCAAGGACACCCCGTTCCGGGTGTTCCAGGCGCCCTACGTCGGCGCCGTGGTGATGCCCGGTGGGGCGAGCCAGCCGCGGCGCCAGCTCGACGCCTGGCAGGAGTGGGCCAAGCAGCGCGGGGCGAAGGGCCTGGCGTATGTGCTGGTCAACGAGGACGGCAGCCTCGGAGGTCCGGTCGCCAAGAACCTCAGCGACGCCGAACGCGAGGGGCTGGCCAAGCACGTGGGCGCGGAGCCGGGCGACTGCGTCTTCTTCGCCGCGGGCCCGGCCAAGGCGCAGCGCGCGCTGCTCGGCGCGGCGCGCGGGGAGATCGCGCGCAAGGTCGGCCTGATCGACGAGAACGCCTGGTCGTTCGTGTGGATCGTGGACGCGCCGTTGTTCGAGCCCGCCGACGACGCGACCGCCAGCGGTGACGTCGCGCTCGGGCACTCGGCGTGGACGGCCGTGCATCACGCGTTCACTTCGCCCAAGCCGGAGTCGCTGGACACCTTCGACACCGACCCGGGGTCGGCGTTGGCCTACGCCTACGACATCGTCTGCAACGGCAACGAGATCGGTGGCGGCTCGATCCGTATCCACCGCCGTGACGTGCAGGAGCGGGTGTTCAAGGTGATGGGTATCGGCGAGCAGGAGGCGCAGGAGAAGTTCGGCTTCCTGCTGGACGCCTTCGCCTACGGCGCGCCCCCGCACGGCGGCATCGCCTTCGGCTGGGACCGCATCGTCGCGCTGCTGGCGGGACTGGACTCGATCCGCGAGGTGATCGCCTTCCCGAAGACCGGCGGCGGCGTCGACCCGCTCACCGACGCGCCCGCCCCGATCACCGCGCAGCAGCGCAAGGAGGCGGGGCTGGACGCCAAGCCGGAACAGGCCGAGGCGAAGAAGGCCGAACAGGCGGGCTGA
- a CDS encoding DUF2189 domain-containing protein produces MTDTPSSAPKDPAGGDASVRGGDPHPGSPPNLPPPQGAPTPGPQYGPPGSAPADQPVYGYQQLAAPATLDVGNAISYGLEKFRSNMAPWLAVTAVGVVIYLTFLLVVQTFEPNSLLSLVLLFLAVMVGLWLLQAAMVRGALHETDGVKPVFGSFFQVLNAGNVLLTALLAFLGTWLGLALCVLPGLAVGVLCMFSLHFVVDQDLGPIDALRASAMLVARNPVQVLLLALSVVVITLLGLLACGIGVLFAGPVCVLAVTYAYRGLTGGTLVPA; encoded by the coding sequence GTGACCGACACACCGTCCTCCGCACCGAAGGATCCGGCCGGAGGCGACGCCTCGGTGCGAGGTGGCGACCCTCACCCCGGTTCGCCGCCGAACCTTCCGCCGCCGCAGGGGGCGCCGACGCCGGGTCCGCAGTACGGCCCGCCCGGCTCCGCGCCCGCCGACCAGCCGGTGTACGGCTATCAGCAACTCGCCGCACCCGCCACGTTGGACGTCGGCAACGCGATCAGCTACGGACTGGAGAAGTTCCGGTCGAATATGGCTCCGTGGCTTGCTGTTACGGCCGTCGGCGTGGTCATCTACCTGACCTTCCTGTTGGTGGTGCAGACCTTCGAGCCGAATTCGCTGCTGTCGCTGGTGTTGCTGTTCCTGGCGGTGATGGTCGGGCTGTGGCTGTTGCAGGCGGCGATGGTGCGCGGCGCGCTGCACGAAACAGACGGCGTCAAACCCGTTTTCGGCTCCTTCTTCCAGGTCCTCAACGCGGGCAACGTGCTGCTCACCGCGCTGCTGGCGTTCCTGGGGACGTGGCTGGGCCTCGCCCTGTGCGTGTTGCCCGGCCTGGCTGTGGGCGTGCTGTGCATGTTCTCGCTGCACTTCGTCGTCGACCAGGATCTGGGCCCGATCGATGCCCTCCGCGCCAGCGCGATGCTCGTGGCCCGCAACCCGGTGCAGGTGCTGCTGCTCGCGCTGTCGGTCGTGGTGATCACCCTGCTCGGCCTGCTGGCCTGCGGCATCGGTGTGCTGTTCGCCGGACCGGTGTGCGTGCTCGCGGTCACCTACGCCTACCGGGGTCTCACCGGCGGCACACTGGTTCCCGCCTGA
- a CDS encoding phosphotransferase family protein, which yields MTALLAERAADVVSAAQQLLTKRMGAPVKLSDPIELSGSGRTTVLRVRVAENAFSLPRTLIVKQVRGGAQDRTTGGLAPGVASVDSAFLREAVSYQFTTSLGRDQRPGAYLIAYSLPDRLLILSDLGENAGLTAVLRSGAEPATRNALMAFAQALGRMHAATVGREADFVALLRRVDVVHRVDGIAQQAEAAVAEVPRLLQRELGLTVPVEIAERIVRGNRLFSAGRFRAFSPSDLCPDNVMLNNDGARFLDYEWGGFRDATLDIAYALVSFPGCLCDVELSRERARQMVEAWRAEVVGVFPALADDAVLAERILEARLIWVWLTTYWFLPADHTRIAAAREHGLSVPRSAALINRWAALAEDARCTGDDVIGDFADEVSAMLEERWAE from the coding sequence ATGACTGCACTATTGGCCGAACGCGCCGCCGACGTCGTGTCCGCAGCACAGCAGTTGCTCACCAAGCGAATGGGTGCTCCGGTGAAGCTGAGCGATCCGATCGAACTCAGCGGAAGTGGTAGGACGACGGTCCTACGTGTGCGTGTCGCGGAGAACGCTTTCTCGCTACCGCGGACGCTGATCGTCAAGCAGGTGCGCGGCGGTGCCCAGGACCGCACCACGGGCGGGCTGGCGCCGGGCGTGGCCAGCGTCGACTCGGCGTTCCTGCGCGAAGCGGTCTCCTACCAGTTCACCACCTCGCTCGGCCGGGACCAGCGTCCGGGCGCCTACCTGATCGCCTACAGCCTGCCCGACCGGCTGTTGATCCTGTCCGATCTCGGCGAGAACGCGGGCCTCACGGCGGTGCTGCGCTCCGGCGCCGAACCCGCCACCCGCAACGCGCTGATGGCGTTCGCGCAGGCGCTGGGCCGCATGCACGCGGCGACCGTGGGTCGCGAGGCCGACTTCGTGGCGCTGCTGCGCCGGGTGGACGTGGTGCACCGGGTCGACGGCATCGCCCAGCAGGCCGAGGCCGCCGTGGCGGAAGTGCCGCGCCTGTTGCAGCGGGAGCTGGGCTTGACGGTGCCGGTCGAGATCGCCGAGCGGATCGTCCGCGGTAACCGGCTGTTCTCGGCCGGGCGGTTCCGGGCGTTCAGCCCGTCGGACCTGTGCCCGGACAACGTGATGCTCAACAACGACGGCGCCCGGTTCCTCGACTACGAGTGGGGCGGTTTCCGCGACGCGACCCTCGACATCGCGTACGCGCTGGTGTCGTTCCCCGGGTGCCTGTGCGACGTGGAGCTGTCGCGGGAACGGGCCAGGCAGATGGTGGAGGCGTGGCGCGCCGAGGTGGTCGGGGTGTTCCCCGCGCTGGCCGACGACGCCGTGCTGGCCGAGCGGATCCTGGAGGCGCGCCTGATCTGGGTGTGGCTGACGACCTACTGGTTCCTGCCCGCCGACCACACCCGCATCGCCGCCGCGCGGGAGCACGGGTTGTCGGTGCCGCGGTCGGCGGCGCTGATCAACCGCTGGGCGGCTCTGGCCGAGGACGCGCGCTGCACCGGCGACGACGTCATAGGGGATTTCGCCGACGAGGTCTCGGCGATGCTGGAGGAACGCTGGGCCGAGTGA
- a CDS encoding alkaline phosphatase D family protein, protein MAEKESFARRTLFKGGAVAAAVTAVSIAPGARAAGPVFRHGVASGDPLPTGVVIWTRVTVSDEALPGSGAGEPAAVHWELARDERFTQVAASGTVVTTADTDHTVKIDVTGLAPARDYFYRFTAFGQHSPTGRTRTAPAADASPERLRFGVVSCANWEAGWFGAYRHLATRDDLDAIVHLGDYLYEYARGEYGTGLRAHEPAHEIRTLADYRVRHGQYKTDPDLAALHARLPFICTWDDHESADNSWSGGAGNHDPATEGDWADRRAASARAYLEWMPVRAGGTGDEVRIYRRLRFGDLAELSMLDLRSYRDEEVVPGAQWRSVDDPERTITGREQLEWLTAGLTTAPVRWKLVGNSVMIAPLLFPPLEPATTEALTAVLGVPRAGAPVNADQWDGYTADRQRLFRAITENRVGDVVFLTGDIHSSWAADLPVDAANYPGGPTAGAEFVVPSVTSASIGELLKAPPRTAAVPVEEAIKAANHHLRYVELESHGYGVLDVTADRTQMDWFYLLNVDDPASPVRHGASFAVPAGGRVQPQPGPVA, encoded by the coding sequence GTGGCCGAGAAGGAATCGTTCGCCCGTCGCACGCTGTTCAAGGGCGGCGCGGTCGCAGCCGCCGTCACCGCGGTATCGATCGCCCCGGGCGCGCGGGCCGCGGGCCCGGTGTTCCGGCACGGGGTCGCCTCGGGCGACCCGCTGCCCACCGGCGTCGTGATCTGGACCCGCGTCACCGTCTCCGACGAGGCGCTGCCCGGTTCCGGGGCCGGGGAACCCGCGGCCGTGCACTGGGAACTCGCCCGCGACGAGCGGTTCACCCAGGTGGCGGCGTCCGGCACCGTCGTGACGACCGCCGACACCGACCACACCGTGAAGATCGACGTCACCGGCCTGGCGCCCGCGCGCGACTACTTCTACCGGTTCACCGCCTTCGGCCAGCACTCCCCCACCGGCCGCACCCGCACCGCCCCCGCCGCCGACGCCTCCCCCGAGCGGCTGCGTTTCGGCGTCGTGTCGTGCGCGAACTGGGAAGCGGGCTGGTTCGGCGCCTACCGGCACCTGGCCACGCGCGACGACCTCGACGCGATCGTCCACCTCGGCGACTACCTCTACGAGTACGCCCGCGGCGAATACGGGACCGGGCTGCGCGCCCACGAACCCGCGCACGAGATCCGCACCCTGGCCGACTACCGCGTCCGGCACGGCCAGTACAAGACCGACCCCGACCTGGCCGCCCTGCACGCCCGGTTGCCGTTCATCTGCACCTGGGACGACCACGAATCCGCCGACAACTCCTGGTCGGGCGGCGCCGGCAACCACGACCCGGCCACCGAGGGTGACTGGGCCGACCGCCGCGCCGCCTCCGCCCGCGCCTATCTGGAATGGATGCCGGTGCGAGCGGGCGGGACCGGCGACGAGGTGCGGATCTACCGCCGGCTCCGGTTCGGCGATTTGGCCGAACTGTCCATGCTCGACCTGCGCAGCTACCGCGACGAGGAGGTCGTCCCCGGCGCGCAGTGGCGCTCGGTGGACGACCCCGAACGCACCATCACCGGCCGCGAGCAACTCGAATGGCTCACCGCGGGGCTCACCACCGCGCCGGTGCGGTGGAAGCTGGTGGGCAACTCGGTGATGATCGCGCCCCTGCTGTTCCCGCCGCTGGAACCGGCCACCACCGAGGCACTCACCGCTGTGCTCGGCGTGCCGCGCGCGGGCGCACCGGTCAACGCCGACCAGTGGGACGGCTACACCGCCGACCGGCAGCGGCTGTTCCGGGCCATCACCGAGAACAGGGTCGGCGACGTGGTGTTCCTGACCGGCGACATCCACTCCTCCTGGGCCGCCGACCTCCCCGTGGATGCCGCGAACTATCCGGGCGGCCCGACCGCCGGCGCGGAGTTCGTCGTGCCGTCGGTCACCTCGGCGAGCATCGGCGAACTGCTGAAGGCACCGCCCCGCACGGCCGCGGTACCGGTGGAGGAGGCGATCAAGGCCGCCAACCACCACCTGCGCTACGTCGAACTCGAATCGCACGGCTACGGCGTGCTCGACGTGACCGCGGACCGCACCCAGATGGACTGGTTCTACCTCCTGAACGTCGACGACCCGGCGTCCCCGGTCCGGCACGGTGCCTCGTTCGCGGTACCCGCGGGAGGGCGCGTCCAGCCCCAGCCGGGACCGGTCGCCTGA
- a CDS encoding replication-associated recombination protein A, whose translation MSDGLFDVPSEAAPDPGIDGAGVDFRGPGDQAPLAVRMRPRSLEEVVGQQHLLGPGSPLRRLIEGSGAASVLLFGPPGTGKTTLASLISQATGRRFEALSALSAGVKEVRAVIDLARRRLTAGERTVLFIDEVHRFSKTQQDALLAAVENRIVLLVGATTENPSFSVVSPLLSRSLVLQLRSLTDADIRTVLDRALADPRGFGGAYQVTDAALDHIVRIAGGDARRALTALEASAESSLDGVVDLDLVEASVDRAAVRYDRAGDQHYDVVSAFIKSIRGSDVDAALHYLARMLSAGEDPRFIARRLVISASEDIGMADPSALQTAVAAAHVVQLIGMPEAQLTLTHATIHLATAPKSGAVPAALGAAMADISAGKAGAVPPHLRDGHYAGAAKLGNAQGYKYPHDDPDGVLAQQYPPDELVGADYYRPTDHGYEREIGTRVEKLRRIVRGR comes from the coding sequence ATGAGCGACGGGCTTTTCGACGTGCCGAGCGAAGCCGCGCCGGATCCGGGAATCGACGGCGCGGGCGTCGACTTCCGCGGCCCGGGCGACCAGGCTCCGCTGGCGGTGCGGATGCGGCCGCGGTCGTTGGAGGAGGTGGTCGGTCAGCAGCATCTGCTGGGCCCGGGGTCCCCGCTGCGTCGGCTCATCGAGGGCTCGGGCGCGGCTTCGGTGCTGCTGTTCGGGCCGCCGGGCACCGGCAAGACGACGCTGGCCTCGTTGATCTCGCAGGCGACCGGGCGCCGGTTCGAGGCGCTCTCGGCGTTGTCGGCGGGGGTGAAGGAGGTGCGCGCGGTCATCGACCTGGCGCGCAGGCGGCTGACCGCGGGTGAGCGCACCGTGCTGTTCATCGACGAGGTGCACCGCTTCTCCAAGACGCAACAGGACGCGTTGCTGGCGGCGGTGGAGAACCGCATCGTGCTGCTGGTCGGTGCCACCACCGAGAACCCGTCGTTCTCGGTGGTCTCGCCGTTGCTGTCGCGGTCGCTGGTGTTGCAGCTGCGCTCGCTCACCGACGCCGACATCCGGACCGTGCTCGATCGTGCGCTGGCCGACCCGCGCGGCTTCGGCGGCGCCTATCAGGTCACCGATGCCGCGCTCGATCACATCGTGCGCATCGCGGGCGGGGACGCGCGCCGGGCGCTGACCGCGCTGGAGGCCTCGGCGGAGTCCTCGCTCGACGGCGTCGTCGACCTCGATCTGGTCGAGGCCAGCGTGGACCGGGCCGCCGTGCGCTACGACCGCGCGGGCGACCAGCACTACGACGTGGTGAGCGCGTTCATCAAGTCCATCCGCGGCTCCGACGTCGACGCCGCCCTGCACTATCTGGCCAGGATGCTCAGCGCGGGGGAGGATCCGCGCTTCATCGCCCGCCGCCTGGTGATCTCGGCCAGCGAGGACATCGGCATGGCCGATCCGAGCGCATTGCAGACGGCGGTGGCCGCCGCCCACGTGGTGCAGTTGATCGGCATGCCCGAGGCCCAGCTGACGCTGACGCACGCCACCATCCACCTGGCCACCGCGCCGAAGTCGGGCGCGGTCCCGGCCGCGCTGGGCGCCGCCATGGCCGACATCTCCGCGGGCAAGGCGGGCGCGGTGCCGCCGCACCTGCGCGACGGCCACTACGCGGGGGCGGCGAAGCTGGGCAACGCGCAGGGCTACAAGTACCCGCACGACGATCCGGACGGGGTGCTGGCCCAGCAGTACCCGCCCGACGAACTCGTCGGCGCCGACTACTACCGGCCGACCGACCACGGCTACGAGCGCGAGATCGGTACGCGGGTGGAGAAATTGCGGCGGATCGTGCGCGGCCGGTAG